A stretch of Brassica napus cultivar Da-Ae chromosome C6, Da-Ae, whole genome shotgun sequence DNA encodes these proteins:
- the LOC125588522 gene encoding uncharacterized protein LOC125588522 has product MVTGVATITGSAVVVIKQLVVVVLEETAIMDIERHYAGGHGDDMVVKDEVIYVGWSKPPSGWIKCDVAASWTNGISNSGGAWVARDSAGVVNFHSRRSFFRVFSETSSEVLRDSFLHPSTHQSICLLVSEIFHRLKGFREWRLEHVGQDRNRVASLIAITRDHRYQSYVATGGPSWLQGLLDQEAFNSNH; this is encoded by the exons ATGGTTACCGGAGTGGCGACGATTACCGGATCGGCGGTGGTGGTTATAAAGCAATTGGTGGTTGTGGTTTTGGAAGAAACCGCGATCATGGATATAGAGAGGCACTATGCTGGTGGCCATGGTGATGATATGGTGGTGAAAGATGAAGTGATATATGTGG GATGGTCCAAACCGCCTAGTGGTTGGATTAAGTGTGATGTTGCAGCATCGTGGACAAATGGTATAAGTAATAGTGGAGGTGCTTGGGTTGCAAGAGATTCTGCAGGTGTTGTGAATTTTCATAGCAGACGGTCCTTCTTCAGG GTGTTTTCCGAAACCTCATCTGAGGTTCTAAGAGACTCCTTCTTACATCCATCGACGCATCAGTCCATCTGTCTTCTGGTCTCAGAGATTTTCCATCGTCTTAAAGGCTTCAGGGAATGGAGATTGGAACATGTGGGACAGGACAGAAACAGAGTAGCTTCCTTGATTGCTATTACTAGAGATCACCGTTATCAGTCCTATGTAGCCACCGGAGGTCCTTCTTGGCTGCAGGGTCTCTTGGATCAGGAAGCTTTTAACTCCAATCACTAA
- the LOC106351956 gene encoding calcium-binding protein CML24: MSKSGRYCLGSMEDIRAVFQRFDKNGDGKISIDELKDVIGALSPTASPEETTLMMKEFDLDGNGYIDMDEFVALFQTEDGGDIRDLKEAFDLYDLDGNGRISVNELHSVMKNLGEKCSVEDCKRIISKVDADGDGCVNFEEFKKMMMNGRATA; the protein is encoded by the coding sequence ATGTCGAAGAGCGGAAGATATTGCTTAGGATCAATGGAAGACATCCGAGCAGTATTCCAGCGCTTCGACAAAAACGGAGACGGGAAAATCTCCATCGACGAGCTCAAAGACGTGATCGGAGCTCTCAGTCCCACGGCGTCGCCGGAAGAAACGACGTTGATGATGAAGGAGTTCGATCTCGACGGTAACGGATACATCGACATGGACGAGTTCGTCGCTCTGTTCCAAACCGAAGACGGTGGCGATATTCGAGATCTGAAGGAAGCGTTTGATCTGTACGATTTGGATGGAAACGGACGGATCTCTGTGAACGAGCTTCACTCGGTGATGAAGAATCTCGGCGAGAAGTGTTCGGTTGAGGATTGCAAGAGGATCATTAGCAAAGTTGATGCTGACGGTGACGGTTGTGTTAACTTTGAAGAGtttaagaagatgatgatgaacgGCAGAGCTACTGCTTGA